The region TGCACTGCCggtcccctcctgccacctcaTGGCTACTGGGGGGCAACACCAGCAGCACCCGGGCAGGATTGGGCCAGCTCTGGGTGGGGGAGACCCTCCTCTGGGGTGAATCGCTGTGGGGCGAAGGGGAACGGGGAGAAACACCCTCCTATAGCCCCCCAACCACCCCTGGGGGCATTTCTGTGCCCCTCACCCCAGCACCGGGGCTGTTGGGGGGCCagttccccctccaccccctgcctTGTTCCCCACCTAAACTGGGCACGTGCGATGCCACGTGCCCTGAGCCGGGTGTGAAAACGCTTCTCCCACCCCAGAgcaccccccagctgccccctgcccccagggatgggggctcTGAGCCCTGCgtggggcacggggtgggggccATGGGGCTTTTCCCAGAGCCGTCGACGTTCCGGCGGGTGCCATTCCCAGGGGGTCACAAACAGGAGGCAGAGTCTGGGCTCAAAGCATGCGGAAAGGGCTTTAGTCTCCCGATCCATCACAGCTCCCTGCCCGCGGGGCAGCTCTGGCCGTGCCTCCGCAGGGGTGGCCATCGTGCCACCCACACCGCTGGGGCAGCCGCGAAGGCACCCGCGGGTGCGCAGGATGGTGGCGGCCGGCGCGGGAGCaggtggggaggtgctgggggagcggcggggggctgTGGCGGGGGCTCAGAGCCGGGCGGCCGGCTGGTCGTAGACATGGTGGGTGTTGTACCGCTGCACCGTCACCGCCTCCGGCTTGCTGAaggtgctgctgccactgctggcGTCcgagctggggagggaagggggggtgagCGACGAGGGTGGGGGCTACGGGGTGACCTTGTCACCCCCTGACGCCGGTCCCGTGTGCCCAGCACCCATCGCGGCTGTGGTGGGACGCGGGGGTGGCACTTACCCCCAGAGCAGCATGGCCACCAGGCCGGCCAGCAGGATGGCgaagaggatggagaggatggaggTGAGGGCGATCATGCCGGCGCTGTGCCCGCTGCCCGGCACGGGGATGTTGCCggatggctgggctggggagagagcGGGAGGGGAGGCGGTGGGACGTGGACCTCGGGGCAGCGCGGGGAACACGGCGCGGTCGCGGGCCAATGTGTGACACCATCACACGGTGCCGTCGCGCCCCAGCAGGACCCACAGCAccaccctgcctcagtttccctggctgtTCGCAGGGACGCTGCACCCCGAGATGCTGGTGCTCGGCGTGTAGCCCCCCGGGAccacccagcatcccccccccagaccccgacGGCTGCGGGGTGGCGCAGGACGAGCACCCCGGCAGCGGTACCTGTTCTCAGGGTGATGGGTTCTGACCAGGCTGTCTGGGCCACGGGCTTGGAGCCGTCCAGGGCGAGGAACTTCACcctgggatgggaagggaggtTGGCCACACTCTCCTgagccggggggctgccggcagACCCCGGGGGGGGCACGTCCCCGTGGGCAGACTCACTGGTAtggcccggggccgggcaggggacCGTTGCAGGTGGGTCTCTTCTTATCCTTGGCGCAGCGGGTCTCGCTGCCGACGCGCAGCACGGTGATGTCCCCGGGGTTTTTGGGGCAGGGGTAGTTGAGGATGGTGGTGTTGAGGGTCATGTAGGCAAGGGTGCTGTTGAGGAACTGCTGGAACTCccgcccgggaccccccggcTCCACGCTGTTGTTGAAGTCGGGGAcggctgtggggacggggacgggggtaAGGAgggaccccggggaggggggtgggggggcggcggtgggagccctgcacacagccctgcccggggccTCGCAGCCCCCCACCTACCCCTGGGATCGGCCACCACCAGCCAGATGACCGTGTCCTTCGATACGTTGGTGAAGACGCAGCGGGGCTGGTCCAGCACGAAGGTGGAGGCGGTTTTCTGGCCCCCCAGGGATGAGCTGGCCAGGACTGGGGCCACCAGGGTCGGGAGATCATCTGCGGTGAGAAGCCAAGGGGGGTGCAGCGGAGGGTGCggaacccccccgccccccctcacctTCCCCGCTGTAGCCCCCGAGCAGCGGCTATGACAGGCTGCAGCGGTGCTGGGGGCTcggcgtggggacagggacaggagggaggtgACCCCTGTGATGCTGCCTGCagggccccccgctcccctcccaccccctgcttTGGGCTCAAACACAACGTATTCCacgaaaagaggaaggaaagacgCCCCGTGCCACcacccggggggggacacccctgcGAGACCCCAGAGGACCCCACGCCGTGCCAGCAGACCCAGGAAGGTGACAGCAGGGACGCTGGCGGTGGCACCCAGAACAGGGGGGCGGCATCAACTGCCCTGCACCTCCAGGCTCCAAGGAGGGGTCCCAGTGGCCATGTGCTGGGGACCCCCGCAagctggggacagcgggaccccccagcccagcccggtggCGTTGATGGACTCACCCAGCCCGTGGGCCgtggccaggagcagcaggagcagcgggAGCATCGTGCGGGCGCCTGAGTGCCGAGGGCAGGAGTGCGGGCGTCCGGGCTCCGCGTCCCCACGGGACCCGCCTGCGGCTGCCAACCGCCCACATTCCTGCGCCAGCCACGGCCCCGGTGGCAAACAGGTCGGGCTCGTTTCCCCGGGGGAGCATTTGCTACACCCGAGCGCCCGCCGGCGAGGCGTGCTGAGAACCGCCACGCTCGTGGCACGGGTGGGCAACAGCCCTCAGCCAGGCCATGGGGTCACGGGGAGGGggctaccccccccccccagcccccaccggTGCTGGCATGTGCCCCCCATGACACCAAGCGCCACCAAGCTGAGGCCCCAGGTGGTTTttgggggtcccagtgtccccatcctccacagccccagccctgcgcgGCCGCCAGCGGGGTGGCAGGTGGACGGTGGGGGGACACACCGCCCCGCGGCCGGACAAAACGAGGAGGCGGTCGCAGATGAAAAGTGAGAGTTTACTCAGCAGGACAGGGACCAGGGCGCCGGGGGGCGaagcagcccagccccggggggctgcagccgcagccggggggcaggggctggggcagggccggggggatgTGGTGGGTCCTGTAGGACCTGTGGGCGAAGGCGCCGTTCCCCGGATCCCGGCGGCACAGGGACCCCCACGCCTCGGcgctgcagggagagaggagcagaggcgTCAAGTGGGGTCCACGGGGCTCTGCCGGCCCCCCCTGCGCCGACCACCCCCGAGGGGCCCTTTCTCCTTGCCAACCCCCCcagtgtaataaaaaaaaatttgtttttaaatcttaaaacCATCTCCTTTGCTCCATCTCTTTGCTGATGGGGCCGAGGAGGGGGTGTTCTCCCGGGGCTCCCCCACGGAtgtgcccccccggcccccagcgtGGCCCCCGTACCCCACGGCGCCGAGCACCGCCGCGGCCAGCGCGGCCCCCAGGCTGGCCAGGATGGAGGCGACGACGACCGGGGCGCTGTCACGACGCGCGGGCGCAGGGTCGATGGTGCTCGGGCTGGCGGCTGGAGGGAGGCGGGATGAGGGGTGTCggtggggggggacgcggggggctCAGGGGTGGTGCGATGGAAAGGGGAGGGATAGGGATGGGGGCGATCGGGGGCCGCTTCTCCCCTCCAGACGTTGGGGTGACGGCACAGGGCCGATGCCACACAGCATGCTGACACCCTGACCGGGcaggggggggcctgggggggtccccgctaCCTCTCCGCAGGAGGATGGGGTCCGACCACCTCGTCTCCGCTTTGGGGCCGTGGCAGCCCATCACCAGGAACTTCACCCTGCGGGGTGGGTGCAGCGGTGACACCAGGGGGGACAAGAACACCCcggacctggggggggggtgtccgtcCCACCGGCCTCACCTGTAGGGtcccggggagggcaggggtccGTTGCAGGGGTCCCGGCCGCCCTCTCCCCCGCACGCCGTGTCATCCCCAACACGCAGGACGGCCGGGCTCGGCGCTGGGCAGGCGTAGGCAGCCGCTGCCGTCTCCAGTGTCATATAGGAGTGGGCGGTGGGCAGCCGCTCGTACGGGGGCACATCATCGCGGGACAGGGGGTTTCTGAAGGCGTCCGAGGCTGCGCGGCACGGATGGGGGGTGAGTGGCTGTGGCGAGGGTCCCCCACATCTCCCCGCCATGGCAGGGAGCACGTGCCGGAGAAGCGGGCGCTCACCGTTGGCGAAAGCCACCACCAGCCAGACGGCGTCGGAGGCGTTGGCGTGTCCATCGAAGACGCAGCACGGCATCTCCAGCGCGAAGGTGGTGGCCGTCACCTTccccggcagcgccgcggggGGCACGCGGGGCACGtaaggcagcagggctggggggcgggcAGTGAGCGGGGGGAACCTgtgcccccccctgcccggcGAGCTCCTGACCCCCCAGCTTGCATCCGCGCCAGCGTCCACGAGCGCCGgtgccagcacagccagggctcACGGGGCGCCGGCAGCACCAGCACCAGGGGGATGGTACCAgcgtggggacccccccagctaCGCCCGGCCCCATAACCTCTTCCCTGCCACAAACactccgcagccccccgagcccccgTGCCCCTCTGCCCCGTCCCCCCGGGGAGTCACCCAGGCCCGCGGCTGTGCCCGTCCCAGCCAGCGCCAGCAGCACCCACGGCAGCTCCATGGTGGTGTCCCAGCGGGGCTGGACTTGCCGCCTGGCTCCGCTCGCCCCGTCCCACTGCCCAGGGGACGGTCCGCCCCGCGAGCCCCCGCCGTGGGGACCGCCTGTCCCAGGGAACCGGACCCTCCCAGCCCCGCATTCCTGCACCGGCTCTGCCGGCCCGGCAGGACCCCGTGGGCAAAGGGGCCGGCTGTGCCTCCAGGGTCACCCGCTGGTCCCAAGCCCCCCGGGGAGCCACCCCGGAGCCGAGGTGCCAGGGTGGGCTGC is a window of Larus michahellis chromosome 7, bLarMic1.1, whole genome shotgun sequence DNA encoding:
- the LOC141746741 gene encoding uncharacterized protein LOC141746741, which codes for MAGLRPASSQPTLAPRLRGGSPGGLGPAGDPGGTAGPFAHGVLPGRQSRCRNAGLGGSGSLGQAVPTAGARGADRPLGSGTGRAEPGGKSSPAGTPPWSCPLLPYVPRVPPAALPGKVTATTFALEMPCCVFDGHANASDAVWLVVAFANGERPLLRHVLPAMAGRCGGPSPQPLTPHPCRAASDAFRNPLSRDDVPPYERLPTAHSYMTLETAAAAYACPAPSPAVLRVGDDTACGGEGGRDPCNGPLPSPGPYRVKFLVMGCHGPKAETRWSDPILLRRAASPSTIDPAPARRDSAPVVVASILASLGAALAAAVLGAVGAEAWGSLCRRDPGNGAFAHSTPRRRALGCSKCSPGETSPTCLPPGPWLAQECGRLAAAGGSRGDAEPGRPHSCPRHSGARTMLPLLLLLLATAHGLDDLPTLVAPVLASSSLGGQKTASTFVLDQPRCVFTNVSKDTVIWLVVADPRAVPDFNNSVEPGGPGREFQQFLNSTLAYMTLNTTILNYPCPKNPGDITVLRVGSETRCAKDKKRPTCNGPLPGPGPYQVKFLALDGSKPVAQTAWSEPITLRTAQPSGNIPVPGSGHSAGMIALTSILSILFAILLAGLVAMLLWGSDASSGSSTFSKPEAVTVQRYNTHHVYDQPAARL